The bacterium genomic interval GGCGAGATCCGGCTCTTCGAGAGCGGCGCGATCCTGCAGTACCTGGGCGAGAAGTTCCCGTCGCCGCTCTTTCCGGCGGACCACGGAGCGCGCTGGAAGATCCTGCCCTGGCTCTACTGGCAGGCGGCTGGTGTCGGTCCGATCTTCGGCAACAAGCTCTCGTACACGCGGTACATGTCGGAGATCGACGACGCGGCGAAGGCCCATCCGCTCGAACGCTTCGGCAAGGAGGCGCTCCGGCTGGCGGGTGTTCTGGATCGCCAGCTCGAGGGACGGGACTACATCGCCGGAGACGATCTCACGATCGCCGACGTCGCGACCTATCCCTGGCTCCGCGGCTACAAGTGGAGCAAGGTCGACATCACGCCGAACGCGAACGTGATGGCCTGGATCGATCGCGTGCGCGCCCGCCCCGGCGTCGAACGG includes:
- a CDS encoding glutathione S-transferase N-terminal domain-containing protein, which gives rise to MSLELLTSPTPNGWKVTIMLEELREAGIDVGDVEVTHIELAKGEQFTPEFTRVSPNQKIPGLVDGEIRLFESGAILQYLGEKFPSPLFPADHGARWKILPWLYWQAAGVGPIFGNKLSYTRYMSEIDDAAKAHPLERFGKEALRLAGVLDRQLEGRDYIAGDDLTIADVATYPWLRGYKWSKVDITPNANVMAWIDRVRARPGVERGLAYGVPKDEIDSWSTERRESYKRSGASIASNENLLRDS